AGCCCTCCGGGTCGCCGTTGACGGTCTCGAGCACGTCGGTGATCGCCGAGCGCCACTTCTCGAGCGTCTCGGTGTCCTCGACGACCGCGCCGGAGGCGAAGGTCACCATCGTGGGCAGGCCCGGCAGCGAGTTCTGGTTGGGGTAGCCGACGACCGTGTACTCCTCGGGCTGCGTGAGCGCGCCGCCCAGGAACGGCTCGGGGATCCACACGGCGTCGACGTTGCCGGCGTCGAGCTGCGCGAGCGCGTCGGGGAACGCGATCTCCGAGAAGTTCACCGCGTCGGGGTCGCCGCCGTCCTGGGCCACCGAGTCCTTGATCGTCAGGTCGCCCTGGGTGTTGACGGCGTTGACCGAGACGGTCTTGCCCTCCAGGTCGGCCCAGGTCGTGATGCCCGAGTCGGCCTTCGCGACGACGGCGTTGATGTCGTCGCCCTCCTCGAGCGAGAACGAGTAGCCGCTGGTGATGCGCACGTCGATGCCCTGGCTCGCGGCGGTGAGCACCGAGAGCGGGTTGCCGACGCCGAAGTCGATCTGGCCGGTCGAGACGGCGGGCAGCATGGCGGCGCCGCCCTGGGCGATCGAGGTCTCGACGTCGAGGCCGTGCTCTTCGAAGATCCCGTTCTGGATGCCGTACTCCACGGCCGCGGAGGGGGCGATCGTGAGCAGGCCGACGGTGATGGGGGTGAGCTCCTCGGAGCCGCCGCCGGCGGACTCACTGGGGGCGCCGCCGCTGGGCGAGCCGGAGCTGCAGGAGGCGAGAAGGAGGCCGGCCGCCGCGAGGGCGCCGATCGTTGCTGCGATACGGAAACGAGCCATGGCTCAGAAACTCCTTTGTGACTGAGAGCACCCGCTGGTTGCGGGCCGGGTGCGTTCATTCAACGACAACACGTTGAATGTGTCAATGATTGTGATCGCCCGGTGACCTTCGGCGATCCGCGCGGGTCAGGCGGGGAACGCGACCCGGTCGATGAGCTTGCGCAGCATGGCGCGCTCGGCGTCGTCGAGCACCCCGAAGACCTCGCGCTCGGCCTGGCGCACGCGTGCGCCCGCGGTCGCGAACAGCCGCGCCCCGTCGACCGTGGCGGTGACGACCTTCGCGCGGCGATCGCTGGGATCGGTCTCGCGCTCGACGAGGCCGCGCGACTGCAGGTCGTCGACGAGCGCCACCACCTGACTGGGGTCGAGCCGGAGGTACTCCGCGATCTCGCGCTGCGAGGGCCGGTGGTCGCTCAGCGCCAGGGCGAGCACCGAGTACGAGCGCGGCTTGAGACCGAACGGCCGCAGCGCGGCGGAGGCGGCCTCGAGCGAGACGGCGTTGGCGCGCGCGAGAAGGAAACTCAGGTCGTCGATGACCGCGCCCATTGTCGTCTGCGCCATACGAAGACGATACCCTTCCACGCCCCGGGATCAATCGTTGACATTCTCAAGGGAATGCGCTGTCATGGTCACGGCCACGGAAGCGTGGATCTGATCACGAGGGAGTGTCTCCATGTCGCTGCAGGGCAAAGTCGCCATCGTCACCGGTTCGGGCCGCGGGCTCGGCCTGGCCTACGCCCAGGAGCTGGCGCG
This genomic interval from Microbacterium sediminis contains the following:
- a CDS encoding MarR family winged helix-turn-helix transcriptional regulator; protein product: MAQTTMGAVIDDLSFLLARANAVSLEAASAALRPFGLKPRSYSVLALALSDHRPSQREIAEYLRLDPSQVVALVDDLQSRGLVERETDPSDRRAKVVTATVDGARLFATAGARVRQAEREVFGVLDDAERAMLRKLIDRVAFPA
- a CDS encoding ABC transporter substrate-binding protein; amino-acid sequence: MARFRIAATIGALAAAGLLLASCSSGSPSGGAPSESAGGGSEELTPITVGLLTIAPSAAVEYGIQNGIFEEHGLDVETSIAQGGAAMLPAVSTGQIDFGVGNPLSVLTAASQGIDVRITSGYSFSLEEGDDINAVVAKADSGITTWADLEGKTVSVNAVNTQGDLTIKDSVAQDGGDPDAVNFSEIAFPDALAQLDAGNVDAVWIPEPFLGGALTQPEEYTVVGYPNQNSLPGLPTMVTFASGAVVEDTETLEKWRSAITDVLETVNGDPEGFAAVIAEFTGMPEATALELRLERLSGELDPQVITDLSALAAEYGFIESEPDLDVVIAE